Within Stella humosa, the genomic segment CACCTCGATGCTGGCGCGGGTGAGCGCCATCAGCGCGATCGCCAGCAGGATGCCGGGGATCGCCATCAGCCCGTCCATGATGCGCATGAGGATGGCGTCGGCCAGGCGGTAGTAGCCGGCGACGACACCGATCAGCAGCCCCAGCACGGTGCTGAGGATCGCGACGGACAGGCCCACGATCAGCGACACCCGGGCGCCGTAGAGCATGCGGCTCAGCATGTCGCGGCCATAGGCGTCGGTGCCAAGCAGGTAGTCCTCGTCGGGCGGCCGCAGCCGGTCGACGACGTTCAGCTCGATCGGGTCGTGCGGCGCCAGCAGGGGTGCGGCCGCGGCCACCACCGCCATGGTGACGAGGACGACGCCGCCCGCCACCATCATCGGATGGCGGCGCAGGATGCGCCCGAGGCGCGAGCGCCCCGCCGGTGCCGCTTCCGGCTGGCCTGCGGCTTCTGCCGTGATGTCGGTCATCGGGGAACCTCCGGCCGTCAGTAGCGGATGCGCGGATCGAGGACCGTGTAGGTCAGGTCGATCGCCAGGTTGATCATCACGTAGAAGCCAGACACCACCAGGATCACGCCCTGGATCACCGGATAGTCGCGATGCAGCACGGCATCGATGGTCAGGCGGCCGACGCCGGGGATGGCGAACACGCTCTCGGTCACCACGACGCCGCCGATCAGCAGTGCGATGCCGACGCCGATGGTGGTGACGATCGGCACTGCCGCGTTCTTCAGCGCGTGGATGATCAGCACCCGGCCGTTCGCCAGCCCCTTGGCCCGCGCGGTGCGGATATAGTCCTCGTTCAGGATTTCCAGCACGGTGCTGCGCGTCATGCGCGCCAGCAGGGCGGTGTAGACCAGCCCGAGCGCGATGGTCGGCAGCACGAGGTGGGCCAGGAAGCGCACCGGGTCCTCCGATATGCTGACGAAGCCCTGCACCGGCAGCAGGTCGAGTTCGAGCGCCAGCCCCTGCACCAGGCCATAGCCGATCAGGAACACCGGGAAGGAGAAAGCCAGGACCGCGACCGCCATGATCACCTGGTCGATCCAGGTGCCGGCCTTCCACGCCGCCAGCACGCCCAGCGGGATCGCCAGCACGACCGAGAAGATCGTCGTGCTGATCGCCAGCGCCAGCGTCGGCTCCACCCGCTCCAGGATCAGGTGCAGTACCGGCCGCTCCAGGAAGATCGATGAGCCGAGGTCGCCACGGATCAGCCGTCCGACCCAGTCGACGAACTGGATGTAGATCGGCCGGTCCAGGCCCAGCCGGCGGCGGATATCCTCGATGTCCTGGGCGGTCGCGTGGTCGCCCGCGATGATCGCCGCGGGGTCGTTCGGATTCAGGTGCAGGATCAGGAAGACGACGATCCCGACCACCGTCATGACGGGTATGACGGCCAGTATGCGTCGGATCAGGTAGGACCACATCGTCGGTGCCTCCGGGGGAACTGGGTGGTCCGGCGTGGCGACGGGCATGCGACCGCCCGGCGACCGGATCGGATCCGGTCGCCGTCAGGTCGCTGCCGCCGCGCTACTTCTTCTCGATGTTCCAGTAGACCGGAACATTGGTGATCAGGACGCCCGAGATGTTCGAGCGGACGGCGATCGGCTGCGTGTACTGCCCGATCGGCACATACGGCACCGTCTCGTAGGCGCGCGCCTGGATGCGGTCGAGAATGACCTTGCGCTTGGCCCGGTCGCTCTCGCGCGACCAGTCCTCGACCAGCTTGTCGAGTTCCATGTCGCAGGCCCAGCCCGGGTTCGCCTTTTCGCAACGCGAATTGAACCAGGTATTGGAAACGGGATTGGCGGTGCTGGGGCCACCATGGGTCGTGTGGAACAGATGGTAGCCGGTCTCGTAGGGGTTGCCCTTGTTCGCCCGCCGCGACAGCACGGTGCCCCAGTCCATCGCCTGCACGTCGACGTTGAGCCCCGCCTTGCGCAGCATCTGGATGGTGACCATCGTCATCGCATTGTACTGCGCGCGATCGGTCGGCTGCAGAACGACGATCTTCTCGCCGTTGTAGCCGGCCTCCTTCATCAGGGCCTTGGCCTTCTCGAAGTCCTGCTTCATCAGCGGCTCCGACCCGACACTTGACTCATTGTCCGAGCCGCAGAGGAAGAAGGCGCCACAGAACTTCTTGTAGAGCTTGGGATTGCCGACCACGGCCCGCATGTAGTCTTCCTGCTTCACCATGTACAGCAGGGCCTGGCGCGCCTTGGGGTGGTTGAACGGCGGATAGAGGAAGTTCGGGCGAAGGATGCCTTGCAGGCCCAGCGGCTCGATGTCGATGACCTTGATGCGGGGATTCTTTTCCAGCATCGGCACGAAGTCGAGCGGCGGCGCCTCGAAATAGTCGATCTCGCCCGCCTGCAATGCCGAGAGGCTGGTGTTGTGGTCGGGGATGTAGAGCCATTCGACGCGATCGACCTTGGCGATCTTGGCGCCGGCCATGGCGTCGGTCTTGTCCGACCGCGGCACGTAGTCCGGATTCTTGCGGTAGACGACCTTGTTGCCGGGCCGCCATTCGCTCTGCTCGAAGACGAACGGGCCGGAGCCGACATACTCCTTGATCTGCTGCTGCGGGTCGGTCTTGGCCACGCGCTCCGGCATGATGAACAGGCCGCCGGTCGACTTGCCCAGCGTCTCCAGCACCAGGCCGTACTTTTCCTTCAGAGTCAGGCGGAAGGTCTTGTCGTCGACCGCCTCCAGCGATGCGGTGAAGCTGGCCAGGCGCTGGCCCATGGGGTCGCGCTTGTTCCAGCGGTTCCACGAGGCGACGACGTCGGTCGACGTCACCGGCGCGCCGTCATGGAACTTCAGTCCGGGCCGCAGGGTGAAGGTGTAGACCAGCCCGTCGTCGCTGACGGCGTGCTTCTCGACCATCTGCGGCTGCGGCACCAGCTTGGAATCCAGGCCGTACAGCATGTCGTAGATCAGCAGCGCGTGACGGTTGCTGATGAAGGCCGTCGTCCAGACCGGGTCGAGGATCTTCAGGTCGGCGTGGACGACGACCTTCAGCGTCTTCTGCGCCGCGGCCGGGGCCGCCTGCGCGGCCATCAGCACGCCGGCCGCGACCAGCGCGTAGCGGACGGCCTGGCTGAACGTGCTTCGTGAATTCTTCATCTTTGTTCCTCCCTTTCTTGCGATTGGTCCGGCCGGCATCACGTCGCCAGCTTGAACTTGGGCAGGGTGATTTCGTCGGTGATCGGCTCGAAGACCACTTCGACCCGAGCGCCGACCGCCGCCTCGCCGCCGGCGTCGACCAGATTGCTGACGAAGAACGGGCCTTCATCCAGCTCGATCAGGCACACGTCGTAGGGCAGATCCTTGGCGAACCCGTTCCAATAGGCACGGTGGAAGGTGACCCACGAGAAGAGCGTGCCGCGGCCCGATACGACCTCCCACCCCTGGTCCTTGGACAGGCATTTCGGGCAGACGGGACTGGCGGGGAAGTGACGGTCGCCGCAATCGTTGCAAAGCTGGACGGCCAGCTTCTCGTCCTTGGCCAGTTCCCAGAACGGGCGGGTCAGGGTGTCGATCTTGGGCAGGGGCTTGTCGTAGGCGGTCATGTCTCAACCCTCCCCTCAGCCGCGGGTATAGATGATCGAGCGGGAGCAGGGCGTCGCGGCGATGAACTGCACGACCTCGCAGTCTGGCACCTGCCGCTCGCCGCATTCGCCGCGCAACTGCCGCACCGCCTCCACGTTCAGGGCCCAGCCCTGCATGTAGGAGTTGGACAGGTGGCCGCCATCGGTGTTGGTCGGCAGCTTGCCGCCGACCTTCAGCGTGCCGCCCTCGACGAAGCTGCCGGACTCGCCCCGGCCACAGAAGCCCAGCCCCTCCAGGCTGAACAGCACGGTCGGCGAGAAATTGTCGTAGCACATGAAGGCGTCGATGTCGGACGGCCCGACCCCGGCCATGCCGTAGGTCTCGGCCGCTATCTCCTGGAGTTGGGGGTAGAAGAAGTCCCGCTCGAAGTTCGACAGCGAGGCATGGGCGAAAGCCTCGCGGCCGCCCAGGCCCGAGATCATCACCGGCGGCTTCTTCAGGTCCTTCGCACGCTCCTTGGTCGTCAGGATCATGCAGACCGCGCCGTCATTGATCAGGCAGTAGTCGAGCAGGCGGAGCGGCAGCACGATCGGCCGGGCGTTCTCATGGTCCTCGATGGTGATCGGCTTGCGCATCACCGCGTCGGGGTTGAGGCCCGCATTGTGGCGGAAGGCGACCGAGACTTCGGCCAGTTGCTCGGTCGTGGTGCCGTAGAGCGCCATGTGGCGCTGGAACATCATGGCGTGGGCTGCCCCCGGCGAGGTGTAGCCCCAGGGGTCCCAGATGTTCGGGCTCTCTTCACCGCCGTAGTTGACCCGGCGCGACCGGCCGATATTGGCGTAGATCAGCGCCACATACTTGCACAGCCCGGCTTCAAGTGCGGCCACCGCCTCGATGATGCCCATCGACGCCATGCGGCCGTGCGGCGGCAGCGGAATGGTCCAGCGCGGCGAGATGCCAAGGATCTCGCCCATCCGGGCGTAGTACGGGATGCGGCAGACGAGCAGCCCGTCGATCTCGTTCTTGTCGATGCCGCAATCGGCGACGGCGTCACGGAAGGCATCCGCCCCCAGGCCGTAGTCGTCGGTTTCGGGGAAGTTGCCGTATCGGGTATTGCCGACACCGACGACGGCGACCTTGTCCTTGAGCGCTCGGAAGTCCGACATGCGGCTCCTCTTGGGTATGGGCGGGGCGGCGTTGGTCGCCGTCCGTTCGTTTCCTCGGGCGTGTCCCGGCCAAGTCGGCCGGGACGATCTTCAGCGGTCGGTCAGATGATTCCTTCCTCGGCCAGGCGCAGGACCTCCTCGCGCGACAGTCCCAGCATCTCCATCAGGATCCGCTCGTTGTCCTCGCCATAGCCGGGGGCGCCGCGGTCGATCGGCCCACCGGCATAGGGCGGCGTGGCGGTCATCTTGGTCGGCACCTCGATCACCGGCCAGCGGCCGATCTTGGTGCCGGTCACCTCGGTCAGCCATTGCAGCTCGGCCAGTTGCGGGTCGCGGTCGTAGCGGTCGGCCGCCGTCTGGCTGACGCCAGCAGCCACGCCCGCCGCCTGGAGCTTCATCATCGTCTCGTAGGCGTCCTGGGTCTGGCTCCAGGCGGTGACCAGCGCGTCCAGCTCGTCCTGGTGGGCCAGCCGGCCCTGCAGGGTGGCGAAGCGGCCATCCGACAGCCATTCGGCGTGGCCGGCCACCTTGGCCAGCGCCCGCCACTCGGCGTCGTCGAAGCAGGCGATGGCCAGCCAGCGATCCTCGCCCTGGCAGCGATAGGCGCCGTGCGGGGCGGCCGGCTTGTAGGGCGACCGGTTGCCGTAGCGGCTGAAGGAGCGGCCGTTGGCCGACCAGTCCAGCACCGCCTTGCCGGCCAGATAGATGCCGGTCTCGGTCTGGGAGGCGTCGATCCACTGCCCCTCGCCCGTCCGCTCGCGGTGATGCAGGGCACCCAGGATGGCCAGCGCGAAGCTGTAGGCGCCCATCCAATCGAGGTAGGAATAGCCCCAGCCGACCGGCATCGCCGGCTCCGGCAAGCCCGACATGTCGGACGTGCCGGCAAAGGACGCCGCCACCGGCCCGACCGTGCGCAACCGGCCATAGGTGCCCTGGCTGCCCATGCCGGACTGCTGGATGTAGATGATGTCCGGGCGGATCTTCCGCAGCTCGTCATAGCCGAGGCCCAGGCGTTGCAGCACGCCCGGCGAGAAACCCTCGGCCACGATGTCGGACTGGCGGATGAGGTCGCGGGCGATCTGCAGGCCCTTTGGGTGGCGGATGTTGAGCGACAGGCCGCGCTTGCCGGAATTCTTGTTGTTGAACTGCCCGCCCATGTCGGCGTCCTTGACCCCGACCAGCGGGGCGGTCGCCTTCTCGCGCGCCTCGCGGCCGCCGACCGGCGCCATCGCGGCCAGCCGCGTGTCGGGGTTGGCCTTCCATTCCACCTTGATCGATTCCGCGCCGAGTGCCGCCAAGTAGCGGGTGCCACCGGCCGACGCCAGGAACCACGAGAAATCGAAGATCCGGATGTTCTGCAGCGGGAACGGCTTGCCGCGCGGCGACAGGAGCGGCTTGGGGGCGTCCGGCCGTGGCGTCTTCGGTTGGGCCGGCACGCGCGCCGGTTCGGCCAGCACTTCCTGGGTGTGCTCGCCCAGCAGCGGCGCGCGGCGCCCAACCTGCCAGCTCGTGGCCGTGCTCAGCCACTTGCTGGTGACGTAGCGGAACGAGCGGCCGATCTCGGGATGCTCGACATCGGCGAAGGTGCCGCGCATCAGCCAGTGCGGGTCTTGCGCGTTCTCGTGCGGCTTGCGCAGGGGTGCCCACAAGAGGCCGGCCGCCTGGGCCTCCTGCCACGGCATCTCGTCGTAGCGGAAGGCGCGGATGAAGCGCTGCATCACCTCGAAGATGTGGGCACGGCGCTCGTCGCCGGTGGACGAC encodes:
- a CDS encoding ABC transporter permease — its product is MTDITAEAAGQPEAAPAGRSRLGRILRRHPMMVAGGVVLVTMAVVAAAAPLLAPHDPIELNVVDRLRPPDEDYLLGTDAYGRDMLSRMLYGARVSLIVGLSVAILSTVLGLLIGVVAGYYRLADAILMRIMDGLMAIPGILLAIALMALTRASIEVVILAITIPEVPRVVRLVRAVVLSIREQTYVQAAIAIGTRFPRLMRKHILPNTVAPLVVQATYIFAHAVLVEAYLSFLGVGTPPEIPSWGNIIAEGRLYVQIAFWQVLFPGIALAVMVLSINVLGDGLRDMLDPKMSRRS
- a CDS encoding ABC transporter permease — its product is MWSYLIRRILAVIPVMTVVGIVVFLILHLNPNDPAAIIAGDHATAQDIEDIRRRLGLDRPIYIQFVDWVGRLIRGDLGSSIFLERPVLHLILERVEPTLALAISTTIFSVVLAIPLGVLAAWKAGTWIDQVIMAVAVLAFSFPVFLIGYGLVQGLALELDLLPVQGFVSISEDPVRFLAHLVLPTIALGLVYTALLARMTRSTVLEILNEDYIRTARAKGLANGRVLIIHALKNAAVPIVTTIGVGIALLIGGVVVTESVFAIPGVGRLTIDAVLHRDYPVIQGVILVVSGFYVMINLAIDLTYTVLDPRIRY
- a CDS encoding ABC transporter substrate-binding protein; this encodes MKNSRSTFSQAVRYALVAAGVLMAAQAAPAAAQKTLKVVVHADLKILDPVWTTAFISNRHALLIYDMLYGLDSKLVPQPQMVEKHAVSDDGLVYTFTLRPGLKFHDGAPVTSTDVVASWNRWNKRDPMGQRLASFTASLEAVDDKTFRLTLKEKYGLVLETLGKSTGGLFIMPERVAKTDPQQQIKEYVGSGPFVFEQSEWRPGNKVVYRKNPDYVPRSDKTDAMAGAKIAKVDRVEWLYIPDHNTSLSALQAGEIDYFEAPPLDFVPMLEKNPRIKVIDIEPLGLQGILRPNFLYPPFNHPKARQALLYMVKQEDYMRAVVGNPKLYKKFCGAFFLCGSDNESSVGSEPLMKQDFEKAKALMKEAGYNGEKIVVLQPTDRAQYNAMTMVTIQMLRKAGLNVDVQAMDWGTVLSRRANKGNPYETGYHLFHTTHGGPSTANPVSNTWFNSRCEKANPGWACDMELDKLVEDWSRESDRAKRKVILDRIQARAYETVPYVPIGQYTQPIAVRSNISGVLITNVPVYWNIEKK
- a CDS encoding Zn-ribbon domain-containing OB-fold protein, giving the protein MTAYDKPLPKIDTLTRPFWELAKDEKLAVQLCNDCGDRHFPASPVCPKCLSKDQGWEVVSGRGTLFSWVTFHRAYWNGFAKDLPYDVCLIELDEGPFFVSNLVDAGGEAAVGARVEVVFEPITDEITLPKFKLAT
- a CDS encoding thiolase family protein, translated to MSDFRALKDKVAVVGVGNTRYGNFPETDDYGLGADAFRDAVADCGIDKNEIDGLLVCRIPYYARMGEILGISPRWTIPLPPHGRMASMGIIEAVAALEAGLCKYVALIYANIGRSRRVNYGGEESPNIWDPWGYTSPGAAHAMMFQRHMALYGTTTEQLAEVSVAFRHNAGLNPDAVMRKPITIEDHENARPIVLPLRLLDYCLINDGAVCMILTTKERAKDLKKPPVMISGLGGREAFAHASLSNFERDFFYPQLQEIAAETYGMAGVGPSDIDAFMCYDNFSPTVLFSLEGLGFCGRGESGSFVEGGTLKVGGKLPTNTDGGHLSNSYMQGWALNVEAVRQLRGECGERQVPDCEVVQFIAATPCSRSIIYTRG
- a CDS encoding CaiB/BaiF CoA transferase family protein; protein product: MTSLNDERLIPGAGEPAKPGMLAGTRVIEFADELGEYTGLVLAGLGADVIKVELPGGSRTRALGPFLDDKPDAERSLYFWNYNRGKRSVALDLETEAGRAALLDLLAGADILLDTSCGELNQALGLDRAALQARFPALIIGRVTPFGDTGPWKDFKGSDLVHLALGGVMSNCGYDPAPGDRYDLAPIAPQVWHAYHIAGDQLAVGISAALLHRLRTGEGQEVSVAVHEAVAKNTELDLMSWVMRRAPLYRMTCRHAGEVPSRVPSIGHTKDGRWFMTYLGGPKDEVALVGFLEKYGMQADLERPPEGANLSARAIPGSSTGDERRAHIFEVMQRFIRAFRYDEMPWQEAQAAGLLWAPLRKPHENAQDPHWLMRGTFADVEHPEIGRSFRYVTSKWLSTATSWQVGRRAPLLGEHTQEVLAEPARVPAQPKTPRPDAPKPLLSPRGKPFPLQNIRIFDFSWFLASAGGTRYLAALGAESIKVEWKANPDTRLAAMAPVGGREAREKATAPLVGVKDADMGGQFNNKNSGKRGLSLNIRHPKGLQIARDLIRQSDIVAEGFSPGVLQRLGLGYDELRKIRPDIIYIQQSGMGSQGTYGRLRTVGPVAASFAGTSDMSGLPEPAMPVGWGYSYLDWMGAYSFALAILGALHHRERTGEGQWIDASQTETGIYLAGKAVLDWSANGRSFSRYGNRSPYKPAAPHGAYRCQGEDRWLAIACFDDAEWRALAKVAGHAEWLSDGRFATLQGRLAHQDELDALVTAWSQTQDAYETMMKLQAAGVAAGVSQTAADRYDRDPQLAELQWLTEVTGTKIGRWPVIEVPTKMTATPPYAGGPIDRGAPGYGEDNERILMEMLGLSREEVLRLAEEGII